One Myxococcus guangdongensis DNA segment encodes these proteins:
- a CDS encoding peptidylprolyl isomerase — MRRMSPVRLPHVCLALVVLLSGCHRGVRDSDEAPPDPEVMARIRDWEDRRSLGDGQLAALAHDAPDARIRARAYRALARIQDLATLDVVARGLKDSEPRVRGEAAFAVGELALAWEAPTDAERARLVAPLLAAEAVEQDVDARDAQLDSLGRVGTQDALARLVERLQGKEVATAGRAALVLGVAARRGGAAVVKDVPLAPARALLAAGMPVEARYGAAYLLATAKRAEELPTLRRCLEDEDADVRGLCAKAFGDVGGPEDAVVLGRLLDDSVPRVAAEATRSLAKLAATCGGPCLPLDVLEGLTPRAKRVARGMETPVPTSATPRVETLARSADGHPLLALAQQGLPDFGAPVLVALRLALADAERGAASDIARADLGWLDCRLAAALDRQRGVVADVRTCGFDKVPEDRRLALGLREVALSSKKTPADFAVGYLRHPAARVRLTAMEVLAERPVPRAATAVSALLQDEDLVVAGAAAATLGLLKPPAMPPELEALAERVPSQPDLADPVAGALVALQGPAAEPRFRQWLSLPHANVRRVAAESLTKLTGQPVRSERVELPAYAFRPEPAPKGAGLVLRTDKGDITVRLDADEAPLTAGNLYALARKGYFNGVTFHRVVPDFVAQGGDPRGDGEGGPGHSIRCEMTRRPYTRGTLGMALSGKDTGGSQFFFTHAPQPHLDGRYTAFGEVASGLDVVDALLEGDVIREVSPVTLSP, encoded by the coding sequence ATGCGCCGCATGAGCCCCGTCCGACTTCCCCACGTCTGCCTGGCCCTCGTCGTCCTGCTCTCCGGTTGTCACCGCGGTGTCCGCGACTCTGATGAGGCGCCCCCGGACCCGGAGGTGATGGCGCGCATCCGGGATTGGGAGGACCGCCGCTCGCTCGGTGACGGGCAGCTCGCGGCGTTGGCCCACGATGCGCCGGACGCGCGAATCCGCGCGCGGGCCTATCGCGCGCTGGCGCGCATCCAGGACCTGGCCACGCTGGACGTGGTGGCGCGGGGGCTGAAGGATTCGGAGCCGCGCGTGCGCGGTGAGGCCGCCTTCGCGGTGGGCGAGCTGGCGTTGGCGTGGGAGGCGCCGACGGACGCCGAGCGCGCGCGCCTGGTGGCGCCGCTGCTCGCGGCCGAGGCGGTGGAGCAGGACGTGGACGCGCGCGACGCGCAGCTCGACTCCCTGGGCCGTGTGGGCACCCAGGACGCGCTGGCGCGGCTCGTCGAGCGCCTGCAGGGCAAGGAGGTCGCGACGGCGGGCAGGGCCGCGCTGGTGCTCGGCGTGGCGGCACGTCGGGGCGGCGCGGCGGTGGTGAAGGATGTCCCGCTCGCCCCCGCGCGGGCGTTGCTCGCGGCCGGGATGCCGGTGGAGGCGCGTTACGGCGCGGCCTATCTGCTCGCCACCGCGAAGCGCGCGGAGGAACTGCCGACGCTGCGCCGCTGCCTCGAGGACGAGGACGCGGACGTGCGCGGCCTGTGCGCGAAGGCCTTCGGCGACGTGGGGGGGCCGGAGGACGCGGTGGTGCTGGGGCGACTGCTGGATGACTCGGTGCCGCGCGTGGCGGCGGAGGCGACGCGCTCACTGGCGAAGCTCGCGGCCACGTGCGGCGGGCCCTGCCTGCCGCTGGACGTGCTGGAGGGACTGACGCCTCGGGCCAAGCGCGTGGCGCGAGGCATGGAGACGCCCGTGCCCACGAGCGCGACGCCTCGGGTGGAGACGCTGGCGCGCTCGGCGGATGGACACCCGTTGCTGGCGCTGGCGCAGCAGGGCCTGCCCGACTTCGGGGCGCCGGTGCTGGTGGCGCTGCGGCTCGCGCTGGCGGACGCGGAGCGGGGCGCGGCGTCGGACATCGCGCGCGCGGACCTGGGCTGGCTCGACTGTCGGCTGGCGGCGGCGTTGGACCGGCAGCGCGGCGTGGTGGCGGACGTGCGCACGTGCGGCTTCGACAAGGTGCCCGAGGACCGCCGGCTGGCCCTGGGCCTGCGCGAGGTGGCGCTCTCCTCGAAGAAGACGCCCGCGGACTTCGCGGTGGGTTACCTGCGCCACCCGGCCGCGCGCGTGCGGCTCACGGCGATGGAAGTCCTCGCCGAGCGTCCCGTGCCCCGGGCCGCGACGGCGGTGAGCGCGCTCCTCCAGGACGAGGACCTGGTGGTCGCCGGCGCCGCGGCCGCGACGCTGGGACTGCTCAAGCCCCCCGCGATGCCGCCGGAACTGGAGGCGCTGGCGGAGCGGGTGCCTTCACAGCCGGACCTCGCGGACCCGGTGGCCGGCGCGCTCGTGGCCCTGCAGGGGCCGGCCGCCGAACCCCGGTTCCGACAGTGGCTGTCGCTCCCTCACGCCAACGTGCGCCGCGTGGCCGCCGAGTCGCTGACGAAGCTCACCGGCCAGCCCGTGCGCTCCGAGCGCGTGGAGCTCCCCGCCTACGCCTTCCGCCCGGAGCCCGCGCCCAAGGGAGCGGGGCTGGTGCTGCGCACGGACAAGGGCGACATCACGGTGCGGCTCGACGCGGACGAGGCACCCCTCACGGCGGGCAACCTGTACGCGCTCGCGCGCAAGGGCTACTTCAACGGCGTCACCTTCCACCGCGTGGTGCCGGACTTCGTCGCGCAGGGCGGAGACCCGCGCGGGGACGGGGAGGGCGGGCCAGGGCACTCCATCCGCTGCGAGATGACCCGCCGGCCGTACACGCGCGGCACGCTGGGCATGGCCCTGTCCGGCAAGGACACGGGCGGCAGCCAGTTCTTCTTCACGCACGCGCCCCAGCCGCACCTGGACGGCCGCTACACGGCCTTCGGCGAGGTGGCCTCGGGGCTGGACGTGGTGGACGCGCTGCTCGAGGGCGACGTCATCCGCGAGGTCAGCCCGGTGACGCTGTCGCCCTGA